AAGCAAAGTCATTCTCTATAAATTACTAACTTTCTTAgactgtaaaataattattgttatagaGTGAATTGCCAATCCGAAGATTCAATAGCAGAAATACTAGTGTCCTTTTATGGCAAGCTGTTGTCACGTGCTTGGCTGCTCGCAGACGTATTGATCTGATGAAATTCGATCAAGCAGTGGCAATGAATGCTGCATTGAACAAACTTTTATCATTTCATGCAACGCTTTCCAAGTATGGCATAGATCTTTGTACGTCAAACTTTCACACgtttttatgttaatacaaAATCTTTTTCAGGATACCATCAATCAGACGCTGCCCGCTATTGTGGAGACTGTACATGCTGCTCCTTCGCGAGCATGATTTGTgtgaaaaaaagggagaggaaGTTTATCACGAGAGTGTCACACAATGTCCGTGGGCAAGGAGCGTTTACATAGATGCGGCTGAAGTGGCACCTCAATTGCTTACACAAATTCAAGACGTAATACGTGAGAAAGAACTGAGGATGCACGTCACGCCTGAGGAATTGGATATTTTGCGTGGATAGTGTCGATTGTCAGCTAAAATATCCAAAGGAAAAATTCTAGAAATGTatacaaaaatgtatatagagaaatatattctttataatattatgtaaacttCATATGATATGTGATTTCactatttatgataatatatagcaatcttaaaataagcttgtatttgtgaataaataaataagcttatttatttatttcataacataaaacataacgtttaaattattttcagataataattcattatttttccgTAATGTGCAAACATTATACAAATATGTTACATATGGGGCTGCTCGAGTATGAGATCGGTAAAAGGATCTTGGATTTCCGAGGGATTGGTTAGAACCTAGCGACGTGTGGTGCAGAAAATTAggcatatttttctttttaacaaaTCTCAAACATTTTTCGTAGATGAAGAGTCTTGCTACTTTGaatcagatatatatatatatatattgtttgctaattaaaataattgataataatgacTTGCAAGCACAAAACGTCAATAATAGACCTAACCTCAAATTGACAGTTCGTATATCGTAAACATAACATGTACATACAATGTAATAACAAAGACGATATAAgtaatatctataaaatcatcttttaaataaaaacattaaatttatttattatttatttatttaacaaatgaaGAATTTAGTGCATCCTTGGGAAATTGCATTTTAGAAGTATTTCAAAGTACGTGTACATTTTTAGTCTACTGATATGGAAATTCTGTAAACTGTCAGAAGATGGATTTGAAAGCTACAGTCGTTTCTGGGGAAGCTCCAGAGTCTGATGATGATGCGTCAAGTATTGTTGCAGTATGTCGTATTacattttgcacattttaAACTTAAcgtaattcattatttatgtgTAAACTTTTCGTCACAAATATACAGGGTCTAGGATTTCTTACAATGCAAACACCATCAACTTATTGCGGTACCATTATCTCGGGTGAAGCACCAGAATCTGACGATGGCAAGTTTGCTAATATGCACCAATTTATACCCAAGTTTACCAGAAATTAGATAATGTGCAATTTATTGATAGATCTAACAAGTTTGAGCAGCATTAGTGGAGCTGTAGATGTCATGGCATGTCCTCCTTACACAGATTTCAAAATACCAAAATCTAAAAAAAGTTCTATCAAGTATAACAGTTTGCTTCACAAGAAATTACGTAAGTAATTGAAtggttgtaatattttaagacGTAACCATGCAACTTTTTTATCATTCTCTTTATGTGTGACTTGCGCATGCATACTCTTTACCAACAAGATGTTTCAAAGAAACAGATGTTCTTTTTGTCaacattcttttattaatttatagcaGTACAATGTGCATAACTATAGCTAAACAGTATTATATAAGACTGTCATGTGTCGAATATTgataacttaattttttttataacatattgtatatttttctctaaCTCAACTTCGATTTGCTGCATCTAAGGTTCGACAATCGCACAATTATCTatctaatttatattgtacaaaGAATTCTCTTACAAGTTGTTATAAAACAGCATTTACAAAAACACATTAAACGATATCGCAAACCAagtatacatatgtgtgtacTACTTATCAATTTTGGACATCACTTAAACAGACGTGTATTCAACTTGAACAGATGAGTGCAATGAAACTCTGGACAGAGATATTCTGCAAATGACCGAGGGCACAATCACAACCAGCATACAAGAACTGTCGACTGTTAATCGACAACTGCTGAGAAGTGAACTGATATTACAAGAGGCTGGCTGTCAGTTACGTAATGCGTCTAGTCGAGTGAGGGATGCCTCCAACACTCTGCGCCAACTTATAAACGACAACTTCTTGCATtctattaaaacttaattCCTAAAATTATTCAgagtgttttatttattttaatacttaatacttTTGTAGCGATAAGTAACAGGCATTTTAGcacgttaataaataatgctgtttttttttcgtatcaCGCATTACATGCAGGTATGAATAAATTCGCATCCTCTTTGTGATTGTTGGGACATCGTTGAGCATTgatcaatcttttttttttaattggcaGTACTATTTgatgtaactttttttttaagtactTTCTAGCATACACGTGGTAATTCATTTCGAAAGAGAATATCAATCACTTCAATTCATTATAGACTAATACGTCCTAGGATTGATTTGTCGGAATTGAATATATATTGCGGTCGGTTTAACGACTTGATATATATCTGATTCGATACTGGTCTTTATGCTTTTCACTTCCGTAAGGtgtgtatttaaatttaaatagcgATCCCATGAATTTCaatgtaaatgtatataacGCGGTTAGTGCGTAAGAGAGTATGATGATTACAtgatacgatatatatatgtatatatcaaaGAACATCACGATACATATTGCGAAACAGGATATTTCTGTGGAGAATAGACATACACTTTCAttagaattttagaaaatgtaaatgtgtGTTACCTCGTTCCGAGTTTATATCACgtgaatataaatatgacaTTGCTTGTTACAAGGATTATATAATCGTAAAATTGCAGTAGTATTTAGTACCTAGTTATTTGTGTGTATGCATAATCTTGTCACAAAAACACCTGtccattttctctctctctctctcttttctgtagatttcttgattttttttttatcaaatgcaCAGCTTTGCTTGGTATCAAACAACggatatcgatttttttttcgtttgcgTTATTACTAATGTTAGTGTACAATGAATTGGTGATTTTATTAATGGAGATAGTTCTCGTTTTCCCTATAAATTCAGTCTTAAATATTCCGTGAATTTTCGTTGAACTAAATCTCAGTAAGACGTATCTAAGTACAAAAATCTTATAAACAAAACGTATTGCGCTAACACTTGATATGATAATATCGCGACAGAATGCTCGCTTCAAGATGCTTATGCAAGTttctttgtgtgtgtgtgtgtgtgtgtgtgtgtgtgtgtgtgtgtgtgttcacATAAGTTAGCAGCTAAAATTGCGTGTGTATAACTCTGCAGACACGTAGCAAGGTATTTCTTACGTTTTATTAAAGCAATTCCGTACGTTCACTAAGGATGTCAAGTATTGCCAACGCATAGCTGTCGTCATCAttgaattatgtatatatgtagattcagaaaaaaaagaattctacaaAAATCTTATTTTCATAGGACTAGAATTgcttgtataaaataaaacctaTTATCACTAAACGTTGGAAAAACGTAAGCTACTTTGTTTCTCCGTACCTCTGTACAATTATTCCTGTTATCCTCGCACCCTGCGGGTGCTTCATGAGCGAGTGAAAATGACTGAGAGCTTCGTTGTTAACGTGCAACTTACGCTCTCAACATTTTACTCCATTATATCCGTGTGTAAAGAAAGATTCAAATGGGCTCAATTCCAGAATAGGATCAGAGTTTGTTGCAACTGGCGACCTTTGTAGAATATGCGACGTCGCACTCTATACATGTTGGCCAATGTGAGGGCGCCCACCCCCCACATGGCCTACGCTCGCTCCATCTCACCGCCGCTCGCGTACATCTGAAGAAGGGCCATGGATTCCTGCGCCTGTCGCTTCTCTGCCAGAAATCTGCCTGAAGCTTCCTTCAGCTGCTCGAGGAAGAGCCTGAAGAGTCAGCAAACACGAGGGGATCAGTGATACCCTTTCACTGCGGAGGAACACACCACACCGCGATTATTCATTTCACTTACCTGTCAGGTACAATGTCAGCTAAACTGTCCGGATCCATGTCGCTGAGCAGTTCCAAGTCATTGCCTCCGAGCAGCGAGATGTGCGAGGGATCACCGTGCAACGACGACACCAAGGGCTCTATAGGTGTTCGCCGTCGTCGCAGCTTGTCGGTCCGCGAGCTGCCCTCCACGCTGTCCACGTCGTCCACAACAATGTACCGAGAGGCTGGCTTACTGCTGCCAGCGGCGATCCATTTCTGATCACCGTGCAGCACCATGAGGTTCGTGTTCTTCTCTAGCGTAGCAAAGTACTCTTCATCATCTACTTCTGTTCCTGCAAGAGACGTTTATCATGCATTTGTTGAACGAACAGGTACAAAAACTAAAGACTAAACTAAAGAGGGAGGAGGTCACACACTGCagtgaaaattttcattttcttacCATCTTGCTCGAGCACGATTGTCAGGTCGGCGTCAACAGGCAACGCCAGGCGGCTACGCGCGATGTTGGTCAGCTCCTTCAGCGACGAGGCGGTGATGCCCTTTCTCCGCTCTCTCGTATGATCGACTATCTTGTAAGGATTGCCCATCCCCTGCGTAATCCCCGCCGTGTCCGACATTTTTCCTCACGAATGGCAAGTGTGCTGGTTAACTCGGGTGATCAGCCC
The Ooceraea biroi isolate clonal line C1 chromosome 4, Obir_v5.4, whole genome shotgun sequence genome window above contains:
- the LOC105287152 gene encoding uncharacterized protein LOC105287152, giving the protein MDLKATVVSGEAPESDDDASSIVAGLGFLTMQTPSTYCGTIISGEAPESDDDLTSLSSISGAVDVMACPPYTDFKIPKSKKSSIKYNSLLHKKLHECNETLDRDILQMTEGTITTSIQELSTVNRQLLRSELILQEAGCQLRNASSRVRDASNTLRQLINDNFLHSIKT
- the LOC105287150 gene encoding DNA fragmentation factor subunit alpha produces the protein MSDTAGITQGMGNPYKIVDHTRERRKGITASSLKELTNIARSRLALPVDADLTIVLEQDGTEVDDEEYFATLEKNTNLMVLHGDQKWIAAGSSKPASRYIVVDDVDSVEGSSRTDKLRRRRTPIEPLVSSLHGDPSHISLLGGNDLELLSDMDPDSLADIVPDRLFLEQLKEASGRFLAEKRQAQESMALLQMYASGGEMERA